A window of Terriglobales bacterium contains these coding sequences:
- a CDS encoding DUF4185 domain-containing protein has product MSVHRFLSFVFILLIASAIPITAETCQPEFPFKNGWLGSDAAYSIPLNDGRSVWIFGDTLYGDKRIVVENEPRMVRNAIGISTCKGGKWDIEYVMRKNSSGQLIDFFQAKSPYWYWALDGFVKGEQLWVTLLCLRSVPNSGSFTLGFATCGTDLARVTGLEQDPQKWEVKIYPLVSDGVHAYPSATAVVDGDFVYIFALYEKGSRPMVLSRIPLSGLDKDPKASMQYLAKDGTWRAGFEPAKARHVMDKGNTEMTVRYHQGRKQWLAVMNDPQLETGNILLRTAPKLTGPWSDGQVIYTIPEMQKSHPSWDKDNFCYAGKEHPELREGNTILITYACNTRAVKKLETMPHIYFPKVVRLELPK; this is encoded by the coding sequence ATGAGCGTACATCGTTTTCTCTCATTTGTTTTCATACTTTTGATAGCTTCTGCCATTCCCATTACGGCAGAGACATGCCAGCCTGAATTTCCGTTCAAGAATGGGTGGCTGGGCAGCGACGCAGCATATTCCATTCCGCTTAATGACGGTAGATCGGTCTGGATCTTCGGAGACACCCTGTATGGAGACAAACGCATTGTCGTAGAGAACGAGCCGCGAATGGTCAGAAATGCGATAGGAATCTCGACCTGCAAGGGTGGCAAGTGGGATATCGAATACGTGATGCGGAAGAATTCATCTGGGCAACTGATCGACTTTTTCCAAGCCAAAAGTCCGTACTGGTATTGGGCGCTGGATGGTTTTGTAAAGGGCGAGCAACTCTGGGTGACATTGTTATGTCTTCGCAGTGTGCCGAACTCCGGTTCTTTCACCCTGGGCTTCGCCACCTGCGGAACGGACCTAGCGCGCGTAACCGGTCTCGAGCAAGACCCTCAAAAGTGGGAAGTGAAGATTTACCCGCTAGTCAGCGACGGTGTTCATGCGTATCCGTCGGCGACCGCCGTGGTTGACGGCGACTTTGTGTACATCTTCGCTCTTTACGAGAAGGGCTCGCGGCCCATGGTTCTGAGCCGGATTCCGCTCAGCGGCTTGGATAAGGATCCTAAGGCCAGCATGCAATATCTCGCTAAGGATGGAACTTGGAGGGCAGGATTCGAACCGGCCAAGGCGAGGCACGTGATGGACAAAGGCAATACGGAGATGACGGTGCGGTATCACCAAGGAAGGAAGCAGTGGTTGGCCGTGATGAACGATCCTCAGCTTGAAACTGGCAATATCCTCCTGCGAACTGCGCCCAAGTTGACCGGCCCGTGGAGTGATGGACAGGTGATCTATACGATTCCGGAAATGCAGAAATCACATCCAAGCTGGGACAAGGACAATTTCTGCTATGCAGGGAAGGAACATCCCGAATTACGCGAAGGCAATACCATCCTGATTACGTATGCCTGCAACACACGAGCGGTGAAGAAACTCGAAACCATGCCGCACATCTATTTCCCGAAAGTCGTCCGCCTCGAATTACCGAAATAA
- a CDS encoding class I mannose-6-phosphate isomerase has protein sequence MYDKFPYVQVSSRSSDCSVGWTAIAERLRPELWHPRVVVCVECYPGAFVDEIATALTRVLQPSLLIRAEQAYRTPEEMAPIVDHYLGDDPVFGRMNGLSLEDFLDGAKVREARCAIENQKSGVIVVIGTAAALVAAEYDVLIYTDMARWEIQRRQRHHLIDGLAAKNRKDRPSLQYKRTFFVDWRAADRLKKKLLPAHNYLLDTNDPNAPKLISGEAHRDGLRRTAHRPFRVVPYFDPGPWGGHWMEEVCGLPKDKPNHAWCFDCVPEENSLLLGFGDHRVEVPSINVVFSHPRELLGDPVHARFGTEFPIRFDFLDTMGGGNLSLQVHPLTEYIQDKFGMNYTQDESYYLLDAGSDGCVYLGLREQIDSVQMIAELEAAQEGGAPFDADKFINKFPAKKHDHFLIPAGTVHCSATNSMVLEISATPYIFTFKLWDWGRLGLDGRPRPIHLKHGAANIQWDRTTDWVSRNLVNRISPIAEGSGWREERTGLHEREFIETRRHWFTASAPHHTGGGVNVLNLVEGAEAVVESSTGTFEPFVVHYAETFIIPASVGEYTIKPHGPSVGKECGTIKAFVRTKA, from the coding sequence ATGTACGACAAGTTCCCTTACGTTCAGGTTAGCTCTCGTTCATCAGATTGCTCTGTTGGGTGGACCGCAATTGCCGAAAGGCTCCGCCCCGAACTGTGGCATCCGCGCGTGGTCGTTTGCGTCGAATGCTATCCCGGTGCATTCGTCGATGAGATTGCCACTGCACTCACGCGCGTGTTACAGCCCAGTCTCCTGATTCGGGCCGAACAGGCATATCGCACACCCGAAGAGATGGCGCCCATTGTTGATCACTACCTGGGAGACGATCCTGTCTTCGGACGCATGAACGGCCTCTCTCTGGAAGACTTCCTCGACGGTGCCAAGGTCCGGGAAGCGCGTTGTGCGATCGAGAACCAGAAGTCTGGTGTGATTGTTGTGATCGGTACGGCAGCGGCTCTCGTCGCTGCGGAGTACGACGTACTAATCTATACCGATATGGCGCGGTGGGAGATTCAGCGCCGCCAACGCCATCACTTGATCGATGGACTGGCAGCCAAGAATCGCAAAGACCGTCCGTCGCTTCAATACAAGCGCACCTTCTTCGTCGATTGGCGTGCTGCGGACCGATTGAAGAAGAAACTGCTGCCCGCGCACAATTACCTGCTCGATACCAATGATCCCAATGCGCCTAAGCTGATTAGCGGCGAGGCTCATCGCGACGGACTGCGGCGAACTGCGCACCGCCCATTCCGAGTCGTTCCGTATTTTGACCCCGGTCCGTGGGGTGGTCATTGGATGGAAGAAGTCTGCGGACTTCCCAAAGATAAGCCGAATCACGCCTGGTGTTTCGATTGCGTGCCGGAGGAAAACTCGCTTCTGCTCGGGTTTGGCGATCATCGTGTCGAGGTCCCGTCCATCAATGTTGTCTTTTCACATCCACGGGAACTTCTGGGTGACCCTGTTCACGCGCGTTTCGGAACAGAATTCCCAATTCGCTTCGATTTCCTGGATACCATGGGGGGCGGAAATCTTTCCCTTCAGGTTCACCCGCTGACCGAGTACATCCAGGACAAGTTCGGGATGAATTATACGCAGGATGAAAGCTATTACCTGCTCGATGCTGGCTCCGACGGATGCGTGTACCTGGGGTTGAGGGAGCAAATCGATTCGGTCCAGATGATTGCCGAACTCGAAGCTGCGCAGGAAGGCGGCGCGCCGTTCGACGCCGATAAGTTCATCAATAAGTTTCCCGCGAAGAAACACGATCACTTCTTGATTCCCGCCGGTACTGTTCATTGTTCCGCTACGAACAGTATGGTGCTCGAGATTAGTGCAACACCATACATTTTCACTTTTAAGTTGTGGGATTGGGGTCGGCTTGGTCTCGACGGCCGTCCGCGACCGATTCACCTGAAACACGGAGCGGCGAACATCCAGTGGGATCGCACCACAGACTGGGTTAGCCGTAACCTGGTGAATCGCATTTCGCCAATTGCGGAGGGCAGCGGCTGGCGCGAAGAACGCACCGGACTTCACGAGCGCGAGTTCATCGAAACCCGGCGCCACTGGTTCACGGCTTCTGCGCCACACCATACCGGCGGCGGCGTAAACGTTCTGAATTTGGTGGAAGGTGCTGAGGCCGTTGTCGAAAGCTCTACTGGCACGTTCGAGCCGTTCGTTGTGCACTACGCCGAAACCTTTATCATCCCTGCATCAGTCGGGGAATACACAATAAAACCGCACGGTCCGTCCGTCGGCAAAGAATGCGGCACGATCAAGGCCTTTGTTCGCACAAAGGCCTGA
- a CDS encoding ROK family protein, with amino-acid sequence MKALSIDLGGTHATCAVIQDKQIVASEVVDSDSGRGLGSVLPQFADTLRKLAKQTDMPLSQFAGVALSFCGMVNTKETRVTSTNQKYDDATAIDFCAWSQREFGLNFRIENDARMALLGEWYAGGAQGFDNVVMFTLGTGIGGAAMIEGRLLRGKHHQAGCLGGHFPALFNGRKCTCGAIGCAEAEAAGWSLPFVCRETPGFESSQLSKEPSLNFECVFRLAKAGDSVALAVRDRCIRVWSANTVAAIHAFDPEVVVYGGGVMRSADVILPAIQAYVNEHAWTPWGKVQVHAAQLGNNAGLLGAIPLLSEGHAVGVA; translated from the coding sequence ATGAAGGCTCTTAGCATTGATCTCGGCGGCACGCACGCGACGTGTGCCGTCATCCAGGATAAGCAGATCGTCGCGTCCGAAGTAGTAGACAGCGATTCTGGCCGCGGCCTGGGTTCCGTACTGCCGCAATTTGCCGATACGCTACGCAAACTCGCCAAGCAGACCGATATGCCGCTTTCGCAGTTCGCCGGTGTTGCTCTCAGTTTCTGCGGCATGGTTAACACAAAAGAAACTCGTGTCACTTCGACGAACCAGAAATACGATGACGCCACGGCCATCGACTTCTGCGCGTGGTCCCAGCGTGAGTTCGGTTTGAACTTTCGCATCGAAAATGATGCCCGCATGGCCCTGCTCGGCGAATGGTATGCAGGCGGCGCACAAGGTTTTGACAACGTCGTTATGTTCACCCTCGGAACCGGCATCGGCGGAGCGGCCATGATTGAGGGTCGCCTTCTGCGCGGAAAGCACCACCAGGCCGGATGTTTAGGCGGCCACTTCCCTGCTCTGTTCAACGGACGCAAATGCACTTGTGGTGCTATCGGTTGCGCAGAAGCCGAGGCTGCCGGATGGTCGTTGCCCTTTGTCTGCCGTGAAACTCCCGGCTTCGAATCGAGCCAACTCTCGAAGGAGCCGAGCCTCAACTTCGAATGTGTGTTCCGCCTGGCGAAAGCCGGCGACTCCGTTGCTCTTGCCGTCCGGGATCGCTGCATACGTGTTTGGTCTGCCAATACCGTTGCCGCCATTCATGCATTCGATCCTGAAGTGGTCGTCTACGGTGGTGGTGTTATGCGAAGTGCGGATGTAATTCTGCCTGCCATCCAGGCGTATGTAAACGAACACGCATGGACTCCTTGGGGCAAAGTTCAGGTCCACGCGGCTCAATTGGGCAACAATGCCGGTCTTCTCGGAGCAATACCTCTGCTCAGCGAAGGTCATGCCGTCGGAGTCGCCTGA
- a CDS encoding L-rhamnose/proton symporter RhaT: protein MNESTIGLLILLVAGVTNASFSLPMKFTRRWAWENTWFVWSIYSLILLPPIIAFSTVSDVGGVYGKVGYGIVATVAAFGAGWGIAQVLFGLAIDAIGIALSFSIVLGLSAALGSLIPFIRLHPEKLLSSAGFTIITGVVLVVVGVAICAVAGRRREHAQAKDAATAGKPSFARGLAIAITSGICASFMNFGVAFGGPIIDAAANSGTKPVWAINAIWLPLMMAGSIPNIFYCVYLMRKNNTGKRFSEQGTGSYWGLAFIMAAFWFGSTLLYGISTGKLGELGAVLGWPLFMSLIVITASLLGILTGEWKGTGKTPLRIQIAGVAVLVLAVFVLAKASRMV, encoded by the coding sequence TTGAACGAAAGCACAATCGGTCTTCTGATTTTGCTTGTTGCTGGTGTGACTAATGCCAGCTTCAGCCTGCCAATGAAGTTCACCCGCCGCTGGGCTTGGGAGAATACCTGGTTCGTCTGGAGCATCTACTCGCTGATACTTCTGCCGCCAATTATCGCTTTCAGTACGGTTTCCGATGTAGGCGGAGTTTACGGAAAGGTCGGCTACGGAATTGTCGCTACTGTCGCCGCTTTTGGCGCCGGATGGGGTATCGCTCAGGTTCTGTTCGGTCTTGCCATTGATGCAATCGGCATCGCATTGTCGTTCTCAATCGTTCTTGGTTTGTCGGCAGCTCTTGGCAGCCTCATTCCGTTTATTCGACTTCATCCCGAGAAACTTCTAAGCTCCGCTGGATTCACGATCATCACCGGAGTGGTGCTCGTGGTTGTTGGTGTCGCGATTTGTGCCGTTGCGGGACGACGTCGCGAACATGCCCAAGCCAAGGATGCTGCCACGGCCGGGAAACCGTCTTTTGCAAGAGGACTAGCCATCGCGATCACCAGCGGCATCTGCGCATCCTTCATGAACTTCGGCGTGGCATTCGGTGGCCCCATCATCGATGCCGCTGCCAATTCCGGCACCAAGCCGGTGTGGGCGATTAATGCTATCTGGCTACCGCTCATGATGGCTGGCTCAATCCCCAATATTTTTTATTGTGTTTACCTGATGCGAAAGAACAACACCGGGAAACGGTTCAGCGAACAAGGAACCGGCTCGTACTGGGGTCTCGCATTTATCATGGCTGCATTCTGGTTTGGCAGCACCCTTTTGTATGGCATCTCGACGGGCAAGCTGGGTGAACTCGGTGCAGTACTGGGTTGGCCTTTGTTCATGTCCTTGATTGTGATCACCGCGAGCCTTCTGGGAATTCTCACTGGCGAGTGGAAAGGAACGGGGAAAACGCCCCTTCGTATCCAGATCGCGGGTGTTGCGGTTCTTGTGCTTGCGGTGTTCGTGCTCGCCAAGGCGAGCCGCATGGTTTAG
- a CDS encoding SDR family oxidoreductase yields MKLKDQVAIITGAGAGIGGASASLFAREGARVAVVDLNQKAADETSSVITSNGGTCRVFAVDVSRSSDVQRLVDGVIKLWGRIDILFNNAGIVPHGKIHQTTEEEWDRAMAVNVKSMYLTCHAVIPIFKQQGGGTIINTSSATVLRNVVDRAAYTASKGAVLALSRSMAMDYVGENIRVNAICPGTIDTPSLRARLAAHADPKEARKRFIARQPMGRLGTAEEVAQAALYLASSEAAFVTGTALSIDGGFTL; encoded by the coding sequence ATGAAACTGAAAGACCAGGTAGCGATCATCACCGGAGCAGGTGCGGGTATCGGAGGCGCTTCCGCCAGCCTATTCGCACGCGAAGGGGCGCGAGTTGCCGTCGTGGATCTTAATCAGAAAGCTGCTGACGAAACCTCGAGCGTAATCACTTCGAATGGCGGTACTTGCAGAGTCTTCGCTGTCGATGTTTCTCGGTCGTCCGATGTCCAGCGCCTGGTCGACGGCGTGATAAAGCTCTGGGGTAGGATCGACATCCTTTTTAACAACGCAGGAATTGTTCCACACGGAAAGATCCACCAGACCACTGAGGAAGAATGGGATCGTGCGATGGCCGTCAACGTCAAAAGCATGTACCTGACGTGCCATGCAGTTATTCCCATCTTCAAACAACAGGGTGGCGGTACGATCATTAATACTTCTTCCGCCACTGTGCTCCGGAATGTGGTTGACCGTGCTGCTTATACGGCTTCGAAGGGTGCTGTCCTTGCTCTCTCTCGCAGCATGGCAATGGACTACGTTGGCGAAAACATCCGTGTGAACGCGATCTGCCCCGGGACCATCGACACGCCTTCTCTCCGCGCCAGGCTGGCGGCACACGCCGACCCCAAGGAAGCACGCAAGCGATTCATTGCTCGGCAGCCAATGGGACGTCTTGGAACCGCGGAGGAGGTGGCGCAGGCTGCCCTCTACCTCGCTTCCTCGGAAGCGGCATTCGTTACCGGGACCGCCTTATCGATCGATGGAGGTTTCACTCTCTAG
- a CDS encoding SDR family oxidoreductase — translation MNIRFDNQVVVVTGGAMGIGEATAREFAASGASVAILDVNADAGQKTAAGIPRSRFYPCNVADPQQVEAIMEKVAEDFGGLHVLVSNAGIQRYGDAIGTSTDVWSEVMDTNLNGAFYASKFAVPHIIESGGGSIVVLGSVQTFTAIGGSTAYVTAKHGLFGLVRCLSLDFAKNNIRANCVCPGAIDTPMLRWAASLDQNPDKVIETCNRMHVLGRIGKPEEVANAIVFLASAQASFITGAALLVDGGMLVPTGGMGFQEGGTGAAAR, via the coding sequence ATGAACATACGCTTCGACAATCAGGTTGTAGTCGTCACGGGTGGCGCGATGGGAATCGGTGAAGCCACGGCGCGCGAGTTCGCTGCTTCTGGCGCCAGCGTTGCTATCCTCGACGTTAACGCAGATGCCGGCCAGAAAACCGCCGCAGGGATACCGAGGTCGAGATTCTACCCCTGCAACGTGGCCGACCCTCAGCAAGTGGAAGCCATCATGGAGAAAGTCGCCGAAGATTTCGGTGGGCTTCACGTGCTGGTAAGCAACGCAGGCATTCAGCGCTACGGTGACGCAATTGGAACCAGCACCGACGTCTGGTCGGAAGTAATGGATACAAACCTGAACGGTGCCTTCTACGCATCGAAATTCGCTGTGCCTCACATTATCGAGAGTGGGGGCGGATCCATCGTCGTCCTCGGGTCGGTTCAGACATTCACCGCAATCGGCGGTTCCACCGCGTACGTCACGGCTAAACATGGCTTGTTTGGTCTAGTACGCTGCCTTTCACTAGACTTCGCGAAGAACAACATCCGCGCGAACTGCGTCTGCCCCGGAGCCATCGACACGCCAATGTTGCGTTGGGCTGCCAGTCTCGACCAGAATCCCGACAAAGTGATCGAGACCTGTAACCGCATGCATGTGCTAGGTCGCATTGGGAAACCGGAAGAAGTTGCCAACGCCATCGTTTTTCTCGCCAGTGCTCAGGCTTCGTTTATTACCGGAGCGGCGCTGCTTGTAGATGGCGGCATGCTCGTCCCTACTGGGGGCATGGGGTTCCAGGAAGGCGGTACCGGCGCGGCGGCGCGGTGA